From Solanum lycopersicum chromosome 4, SLM_r2.1:
TTTAATCAGAGTTCATGTTGTCCTCCTCAAAGAAAAAGGAAGTTTGAGCACAGGCTGCACATAACCACCGGGTCActagaaaaaaatgttttcatgaaCTGATTTTTGAGGCCATTGGTAACTTTCTCAAAGTACTAATCATGGATCAAGCTGTCCTGCATTTCATGTAGAAATTGTGTCTTTCTCTCAACTTTGCATTACTGGCCCATTTCTTCTGAACTAGTTTACTTTTCACGGGTAGTTAATGTACCTGTGGAAGGAAGAATTATTTTCAGTAACTTTGAATTAGTGAATACTGAATCATTTACTTTCACTTTTAGCTTCTTGTGTTTCTTTTTGGATATTTAGAATTGGTTAGGCTAGATAGTTTAGGTTTTCTCCTTTGAAGATATTATGAAAGGGTTTACCGTAATCAAAATCCTTTTCTTGCCTCTTTCTTCACACTGTTCCTTCATTTTATGATTGTGAAGAATAATATACAATCTTATGACTGGTACAGACTGACTGGGAGGGCGGTCACTATCCAGTAACGATGCATTTCAGTGAAGACTATCCAAGCAAACCCCCAAAGTGCAAGTTTCCAGCAGGTTTCTTTCATCCAAATGTCTATCCTTCAGGAACTGTATGTTTGTCTATCCTGAATGAGGACAGTGTAAGTATCTGTTGCTgccattttgttattttatgtttgctgATTGTTATTTACAGCTTTTAATTGAATAAATGTGTTCTTATTCTTGCTGTTACTTGTTCTTAGGGATGGAGGCCAGCCATTACAGTGAAGCAAATTCTGGTGGGTATACAAGATTTGCTTGACCAGCCAAATCCCGATGATCCAGCACAAACCGATGGCTATCAGCTTTATATGCAGGTTCTCTACTTGAGTTTGACAATTATTTGCTTGAGTTTCCTCAAGTTGGCATTTTTATTTCTGGCATT
This genomic window contains:
- the LOC101248192 gene encoding SUMO-conjugating enzyme SCE1; the encoded protein is MSGGIARGRLTEERKAWRKNHPHGFVAKPETGPDGSVNLMVWQCSIPGKPSTDWEGGHYPVTMHFSEDYPSKPPKCKFPAGFFHPNVYPSGTVCLSILNEDSGWRPAITVKQILVGIQDLLDQPNPDDPAQTDGYQLYMQDEFEYKKRVKQQAKQYPALL